A DNA window from Clostridia bacterium contains the following coding sequences:
- a CDS encoding FadR/GntR family transcriptional regulator, producing the protein MQPGGGIRRVKLSDGIVEHIKSLIMAGRLKPGDKLPPERDFAATLGVSRTALREAVRTLSLMGLLDARQGEGTFVSGLVASSFMKPLSPMLAMGSIDILELVEARRIIESKAVSLCALRASEGELADISALVDEMQLSISYIEHFNQLDLDFHMAVSRGSHNSVLVATLEAIRDALYEQVRGVQSLPGASDRALGYHYQITAALVDRDSERAEREMAEHLNDVERAVVASMVGEG; encoded by the coding sequence GTGCAACCTGGCGGTGGCATACGCAGGGTCAAGCTGTCAGACGGCATAGTCGAGCACATCAAGTCGCTTATCATGGCCGGGCGTCTGAAACCCGGCGACAAGCTTCCACCGGAGCGGGATTTCGCGGCGACTCTGGGTGTGAGTCGCACAGCTCTTCGTGAAGCAGTTCGTACCCTCAGCCTTATGGGCCTCCTTGATGCGAGGCAGGGCGAGGGTACTTTTGTTTCGGGGTTGGTTGCCAGTTCGTTCATGAAGCCACTGTCTCCCATGCTTGCAATGGGGAGCATCGATATCCTGGAATTGGTCGAGGCCCGACGCATCATCGAATCTAAGGCGGTGAGCCTTTGTGCGCTGCGGGCTTCGGAAGGCGAACTCGCCGACATCTCCGCACTAGTAGACGAGATGCAACTCAGCATTTCCTACATAGAACACTTCAACCAACTCGACCTCGATTTCCACATGGCAGTGTCCCGCGGTTCTCACAATTCCGTGCTCGTGGCTACTTTGGAAGCCATACGAGACGCCTTGTACGAACAGGTTCGGGGCGTTCAGAGTCTGCCCGGCGCGTCCGACAGGGCGCTTGGCTATCACTACCAGATCACCGCAGCTCTTGTCGACCGTGACAGCGAGCGCGCGGAGAGGGAAATGGCAGAGCATCTTAACGACGTCGAACGCGCAGTGGTTGCCAGCATGGTTGGAGAAGGGTAA
- a CDS encoding ABC transporter substrate-binding protein, translating into MYASKNRSLIWRIALAVALVCALAPMMSSVAAENVVRIGAVYPLTGAVATTGADCRSGVELAVDIINGVYDLDFPFARTAGIPSLGGAKIDMVFGDTRGDPTQGMAETERLITEQNVVSIIGGYQSGVVKTASMAAERLQVPYVLSDATSPALTERGFKWFFRVIPHDGIQAKNALELVKDVEKKEKVSIKKVAVLWENTEWGANVAKEIKKWANEYGFTVVADVPYTYRATDVTGEVLKLKAANPEVIIHAAYVSDAILFTQTFKALKLQPKILIGMAGHLDPNYLNTVGQDGEYFFVRAVYGLDLASRKPVVAKINELYKKKYGHDMSPNAARSFTAPFVVVDAINRAKSTKPDDIRKALLATNMPASSLISPYEGVRFDPETHDNVLARSLYLQVQDGKFRVVWPFELAAVPYVYPFPGWKK; encoded by the coding sequence GTGTACGCAAGCAAGAATCGCAGTCTGATCTGGCGGATCGCTTTGGCTGTCGCACTGGTGTGCGCGCTTGCGCCTATGATGAGCTCGGTTGCGGCGGAGAATGTTGTGAGGATCGGCGCTGTTTATCCTCTCACTGGCGCAGTCGCCACCACAGGCGCAGACTGCCGTAGTGGTGTCGAACTTGCTGTAGACATCATCAATGGTGTTTACGATCTGGACTTCCCATTTGCCAGGACCGCCGGAATTCCTAGCCTGGGCGGCGCCAAGATCGACATGGTGTTTGGAGACACCCGTGGAGATCCGACACAAGGTATGGCAGAGACTGAACGTCTCATCACTGAACAGAACGTTGTCTCGATCATCGGGGGCTACCAGAGCGGCGTCGTGAAGACCGCTAGCATGGCAGCGGAGCGGCTTCAGGTGCCGTACGTGCTTTCTGACGCAACGTCGCCTGCCCTAACAGAGCGCGGGTTCAAGTGGTTCTTCCGGGTCATCCCGCATGACGGCATTCAGGCGAAGAACGCACTTGAACTTGTGAAAGACGTCGAGAAGAAAGAGAAGGTCTCCATAAAGAAGGTGGCCGTGCTCTGGGAGAACACAGAGTGGGGCGCGAACGTGGCCAAGGAGATCAAGAAATGGGCTAATGAATATGGATTCACTGTAGTTGCGGATGTGCCCTACACTTACAGGGCTACTGACGTCACGGGCGAGGTGCTCAAGCTGAAAGCCGCCAACCCCGAGGTCATCATCCACGCTGCATATGTATCAGACGCGATCCTATTCACACAGACGTTCAAGGCTCTGAAACTCCAGCCTAAGATACTCATCGGAATGGCCGGACACCTTGACCCCAACTACCTGAACACCGTGGGCCAGGACGGCGAGTATTTCTTCGTCCGCGCAGTTTACGGGCTCGACCTGGCCTCGCGCAAGCCCGTCGTGGCCAAGATCAACGAGCTGTACAAGAAGAAATACGGCCACGACATGAGCCCCAATGCTGCACGCAGTTTCACAGCTCCGTTCGTTGTGGTGGATGCGATCAATCGGGCCAAGTCGACCAAGCCGGATGACATAAGGAAGGCTCTCCTCGCGACCAACATGCCGGCAAGTTCCCTCATATCGCCATACGAAGGAGTGCGATTCGATCCTGAGACGCACGACAACGTGCTGGCAAGGTCCCTCTACCTTCAGGTGCAAGATGGCAAGTTCAGGGTAGTGTGGCCGTTCGAGCTAGCGGCAGTCCCTTACGTATACCCGTTCCCGGGATGGAAGAAGTAG